One Mercurialis annua linkage group LG3, ddMerAnnu1.2, whole genome shotgun sequence DNA window includes the following coding sequences:
- the LOC126674348 gene encoding U2 small nuclear ribonucleoprotein A' has translation MVRLTADLIWKSPHFFNAIKERELDLRANKIPVIENLGATEDQFDTIDLSDNEIVKLENMPYFTRLGTLLINNNRITRINPNIGEFLPKLHTLILTNNRLVNLVDIDPLASLPKLRFLSLLDNNITKKPNYRLYIIHKLKSLSVLDFKKVKSKERMEAENLFASEEVEEEAKKESAKTFTPGEVPNITEVALEQQTPKLVAPTPEQIIAIKAAIVNSQTLEEVARLEKALNSGQLPTDLEIFNNDTEPNIVKDKDDTMCTDDDNETDDKAIHLDEQKDSESVPME, from the exons ATGGTGAGGCTCACTGCAGATTTGATTTGGAAAAGCCCTCACTTCTTTAACGCCATTAAAGAGCGGGAGTTGGATCTTCGAG CTAACAAAATCCCTGTTATTGAAAACTTGGGTGCTACAGAG GATCAATTTGACACCATTGATTTGTCTGACAATGAAATTGTCAAGCTGGAAAACATGCCCTATTTTACTCGCTTGGGCACTTTGCTTATCAATAACAACAGAATTACCCGAATTAATCCCAACATCGGGG AATTTCTGCCGAAATTACATACCCTCATTCTTACAAATAACAGGCTTGTCAATTTGGTGGATATTGATCCTCTTGCTTCTCTTCCAAAACTGCGCTTCCTTAGTCTTTTGGATAATAATATCACTAAAAAACCTAATTATAGACTCTACATCATTCACAAGCTAAAGTCACTCTCTGTTCTTGAtttcaaaaaagttaaaagcaAG GAGCGAATGGAAGCAGAAAATTTGTTTGCATCCGAAGAAGTTGAGGAGGAGGCTAAAAAGGAATCTGCTAAGACATTCACTCCCGGTGAGGTTCCAAATATTACAGAAGTTGCATTGGAACAGCAGACTCCAAAATTGGTTGCTCCTACACCTGAGCAAATTATAGCAATAAAG GCTGCTATTGTGAATTCTCAAACTCTTGAAGAAGTTGCCAGACTCGAAAAG GCACTGAATTCAGGTCAGCTTCCAACAGATCTGGAGATTTTTAATAATGATACTGAGCCCAATATTGTCAAGGACAAAGATGATACGATGTGCACTGATGATGATAATGAGACCGATGATAAAGCAATACATCTCGATGAGCAGAAAGATTCTGAATCTGTACCAATGGAATAG
- the LOC126674923 gene encoding hsp70 nucleotide exchange factor FES1 yields the protein MGQLTAAAAAFVTVVLITTTMIGAEGERINKTSSSNGIFWSAANEEADSASGIVNDLEDRQLDGGVSTLDGMLQWAIGHSDPQKLKEVAQRLSPTELKNRQLEIRQLVDELRMPSDAQLMKVAITDLNNSSLSLEDHHRALQELLILVEPIDNANDLSKLGGIGVLIQDLNHPDSDVRRMSAWVLGKASQNNPVVQRHILEMGALGKLMHMVNSNSVEEGIKAFYAISALIRNNLSSQELFYAEAGDQMLQDILSNSSTDIRLRRKAVNLVADLAEYQLESVGRDELAFFSNQLFLKSVIDLTSLIDLDLQEKALVAIKNLLQLKTTEALIVKDFCGLDGALERMRQQLLDLMAVENHRDYAMDIEKLRLEVELMFRSKTGKVTK from the exons ATGGGGCAGTTAACAGCAGCAGCCGCAGCTTTTGTTACGGTGGTTCTGATAACGACGACGATGATCGGAGCAGAAGGTGAGCGCATTAACAAAACTTCGTCGTCAAATGGTATATTCTGGTCAGCAGCTAACGAAGAGGCTGATTCCGCCTCTGGTATTGTCAATGACCTCGAGGACCGGCAGTTGGACGGCGGCGTTTCTACTCTTGACGGGATGTTGCAGTGGGCCATTG GTCACTCCGATCCGCAGAAATTAAAGGAAGTTGCACAGCGTTTATCTCCTACCGAATTGAAGAATCGTCAATTGGAAATTAGG CAACTGGTGGACGAGTTGAGGATGCCATCTGATGCGCAGCTGATGAAGGTTGCGATTACTGACTTAAATAACTCCTCTTTATCCTTGGAAGATCACCACCGTGCGTTGCAGGAGCTTCTAATTCTGGTTGAGCCAATTGATAATGCTAATG ATCTGAGCAAACTCGGTGGAATTGGTGTGCTAATACAAGATCTTAATCATCCCGATTCAGATGTTAGGAGAATGTCAGCATGGGTTCTTGGGAAAGCAAGTCAAAATAATCCAGTTGTGCAGAGACAT ATCCTGGAAATGGGGGCACTTGGTAAGCTAATGCACATGGTAAATTCAAATTCTGTGGAAGAAGGAATAAAAGCATTCTATGCTATTTCAGCATTGATCAGAAACAATTTGTCTAGTCAGGAATTGTTTTATGCAGAAGCTGGAGATCAGATGCTTCAG GACATTCTTAGCAATTCAAGCACAGACATCAGGTTACGGAGGAAAGCTGTAAATCTGGTTGCAGATTTGGCTGAATATCAACTAGAAAGTGTAGGAAGAGATGAGTTGGCTTTCTTCAGCAATCAGTTGTTCTTGAAGTCTGTAATCGACCTAACATCATTAATTGACCTTGATCTCCAGGAAAAG gCTCTTGTAGCAATCAAGAATCTCTTGCAGCTCAAAACAACTGAAGCTTTGATTGTCAAGGATTTTTGTGGTTTAGATGGTGCCTTGGAGAGAATGAGGCAGCAGCTGCTCGATTTAATGGCAGTGGAAAATCATAGAGATTATGCAATGGATATTGAAAAACTGCGTCTGGAAGTGGAACTGATGTTTCGGAGTAAGACCGGAAAG GTAACGAAATGA
- the LOC126671454 gene encoding DNA repair RAD52-like protein 2, chloroplastic, which translates to MALVSSSSSNLRLSFSVKRSCEIEKKNKVEYWRRADEGGSRLRVCGSSEKKNNKGGGGVPNSNYVVPLDKSSSPSSSSNFYSSCITRPLAEILRDLNKRIADNIITPSDTTFIPWYHANRMLSFYAPGWCGEIRDVIFSDNGSVTVVYRVTIRGSDGEAYRESTGTISSNDSNIVDPVAAAEEIAFCKACARFGLGLYLYHEE; encoded by the exons ATGGCACTGGttagcagcagcagcagcaactTGAGACTCAGCTTCTCCGTGAAAAGATCATGTGAGATTGAGAAGAAGAATAAGGTGGAGTACTGGAGGAGGGCGGACGAGGGCGGATCAAGGTTGAGGGTTTGCGGAAGCAGCGAGAAGAAGAATAATAAAGGAGGAGGAGGAGTTCCGAATTCGAATTATGTGGTGCCTTTGGACAAATCTTCATCGCCATCTTCATCGTCTAACTTCTACTCCTCCTGTATAACTCGTCCTCTCGCTGAGATCCTCCGTGATCTCAACAAGCGCATTGCCGACAACATCATCACCCCTTCCGACACTACCTTCATCCCCTG GTACCACGCCAACCGTATGCTTAGCTTCTATGCTCCTG GATGGTGTGGAGAAATACGCGATGTTATCTTCTCTGATAATGGAAGCGTCACTGTGGTGTACCGTGTCACCATTAGAGGATCAGATGGAGAG GCATACCGCGAGTCAACTGGGACAATATCATCCAACGATAGCAATATCGTAGATCCAGTTGCTGCAGCAGAGGAAATAGCTTTTTGCAAAGCTTGTGCCCGATTTGGCCTTGGCTTGTACCTATATCATGAAGAATAG